Proteins from a single region of Blastocatellia bacterium:
- a CDS encoding FtsW/RodA/SpoVE family cell cycle protein produces the protein MNKPSAHLLIHLLVIAASICGYGAIYLSSLSRGYAPSLWPVARNLVVLMGLSVVFVVLIRGARYRGNLTIFTAAFLLFAVGSVAQYRLFSDPEYVARLAGRQDLVTAHRKAKIRAWRALAIEAAYDEAKRDILTGSSPGIGSDVSAPPLMRTTVTAQEFFSSASTYAPPLAVLALVVSFLALRRESVLSWLQRHSVTLAVAAFIPLLIVAGLARSGKLLEETTPWEVGKIIFLISLAGILVDTYSVIRVTQWNLPPARSVLPLVVVTAFAILPFFVLSDFGQLMVFLTVYFTLYLIAVGRRAQIVHGVILALAIGLLAYAVGKIPPRVFVRWHLWHSTWQAPDPQTEWWQRVLAQRFGPSGPGKISNDELWRDQALQLMQGLFGLTEGGLIGTGLGLGMPETVPVSESDFIYAAIAEEMGWIGGVLVVGALLLLGLAGITITLSVTDMFTRLIAAGATCFLVFQALVNIGGVIKLLPMTGITLPFVSHGGWSLVTSFALIGVLMALSQRARQRA, from the coding sequence ATGAATAAGCCGTCAGCTCATCTTCTGATCCATCTGCTGGTGATTGCCGCTTCGATCTGCGGCTATGGGGCGATCTATCTGAGCAGTCTCTCGCGGGGCTATGCTCCGAGTCTCTGGCCGGTAGCACGCAATCTCGTGGTGCTGATGGGTCTGTCCGTCGTCTTCGTGGTTCTCATCAGGGGGGCGCGCTACCGGGGAAATTTGACCATCTTCACAGCCGCATTTCTCCTCTTCGCGGTGGGATCGGTCGCTCAATATCGGCTCTTCAGCGATCCCGAATATGTCGCCCGGCTGGCGGGCAGGCAGGACCTGGTCACGGCGCACCGGAAGGCGAAGATTCGCGCCTGGCGGGCACTGGCCATCGAAGCCGCTTACGATGAGGCCAAGCGCGATATTCTGACGGGGAGCAGTCCCGGCATCGGCTCGGATGTCTCGGCACCCCCTCTCATGCGCACGACGGTGACGGCGCAGGAATTTTTCTCCTCGGCGTCCACCTATGCCCCGCCACTGGCCGTCCTGGCTCTGGTCGTGAGCTTCCTTGCCCTTCGCCGCGAGTCCGTCCTTTCCTGGCTGCAGCGACACAGTGTCACGCTCGCCGTCGCGGCGTTCATTCCCCTGCTGATCGTGGCCGGACTGGCTCGGAGCGGAAAACTTCTGGAGGAGACGACGCCCTGGGAAGTCGGCAAGATCATCTTCCTCATCAGCCTGGCCGGGATTCTGGTGGACACCTACAGCGTCATCCGGGTCACCCAGTGGAATCTTCCCCCGGCACGATCGGTGCTGCCGCTGGTGGTCGTGACGGCTTTCGCCATTTTGCCCTTCTTCGTGCTGAGCGATTTCGGACAGTTGATGGTCTTTCTCACCGTTTACTTCACCCTCTATCTGATCGCCGTCGGCCGTCGGGCGCAGATTGTGCACGGAGTGATTCTGGCTCTGGCGATTGGGTTACTGGCGTACGCGGTGGGGAAGATTCCCCCTCGAGTGTTCGTGCGGTGGCATCTGTGGCACAGCACCTGGCAGGCGCCCGATCCTCAGACCGAATGGTGGCAGCGGGTCCTGGCTCAACGTTTCGGTCCGTCGGGTCCGGGGAAAATCAGCAACGATGAACTCTGGCGCGACCAAGCGTTGCAGCTCATGCAGGGGCTCTTTGGCCTGACCGAAGGCGGGCTGATCGGGACGGGACTCGGTCTGGGAATGCCGGAGACTGTTCCCGTCTCCGAATCGGATTTCATCTATGCCGCCATCGCCGAAGAGATGGGATGGATCGGAGGAGTCCTCGTGGTCGGCGCCTTGTTGCTCCTCGGGCTGGCGGGCATTACAATAACGCTCTCGGTCACCGACATGTTCACCCGCTTGATCGCCGCCGGCGCGACCTGTTTTCTCGTTTTTCAGGCGCTGGTGAACATCGGCGGGGTCATCAAGCTTCTGCCGATGACGGGCATCACGTTGCCCTTTGTCAGTCATGGAGGCTGGTCGCTGGTGACCTCCTTCGCCCTCATCGGCGTGTTGATGGCGCTCTCGCAGAGAGCGCGTCAGAGGGCCTGA
- a CDS encoding penicillin-binding transpeptidase domain-containing protein, whose protein sequence is MIVLARYLSLVFLVLLVLAVWRAALLCWAERRRTERPPPQPGTGTSPTAPGKTTLSPLSASVTRWLNGLRAVFIVSGIVVLIAHGYWAFFVSGPLGENESYTRSKRLYDQRNRRLEEIGLRGWIFDRRKKELGESSSRQRQRSAAERMRIEEESLLAGYRLEGDSLARYYPLGPDAASIIGYHTLVRGSSGAELAYNSLLRPRRGRLADLWKTRLVGEDVILTLDARLQRAAAQALRRTGRPGAVVVLSVEDGDVLAMASMPTFDPRAVEDDTAWEQLVSDPAQRLINRAVRQYYLPGSTFKTLVAVAALENGWKDLTFTCSREGYRPGGSSRPIYDDGGPGEVHGRIGLADALRVSCNQYFAQLGVMLGADRLAETARRFGFHIDPAPESARDPKFADDLWTNRDRSFERIFSPNVSRLVLSSTMGTYDVALESYGQGFVQVTPLQMALLAQAVAHPRGEMMAPRLDFLQPPRVLARPLSAATAARMRALLTAVTTQPGGTAASAFASLRRQGILTGGKTGTAQIETPGGRRVDSWFIGFAPSERPQIAYAIVVEGGGYGGAVAAPMAAEIVKEALAAGIVRVTGTPVKALARPSRRSGSNSSLARIRRMREPHR, encoded by the coding sequence ATGATAGTGCTCGCCCGGTATCTGAGTCTGGTTTTTCTCGTCCTTCTGGTGCTGGCGGTGTGGCGGGCGGCACTTCTGTGCTGGGCGGAGCGGCGACGCACCGAGAGGCCCCCCCCTCAGCCGGGAACGGGGACCTCCCCCACCGCTCCCGGAAAAACGACGCTTTCGCCTCTGTCCGCCTCCGTGACGCGCTGGCTCAACGGATTGCGCGCGGTGTTCATTGTGAGCGGCATCGTGGTTCTGATCGCTCACGGATACTGGGCTTTCTTCGTGAGCGGACCGCTCGGTGAGAACGAAAGCTACACGCGATCCAAGCGCCTGTATGATCAGCGCAATCGGCGGCTGGAGGAGATCGGCTTGCGCGGCTGGATTTTTGATCGAAGGAAGAAGGAGCTGGGCGAGTCCTCCTCACGGCAAAGGCAGAGGTCGGCCGCCGAACGGATGCGGATCGAAGAGGAGAGCCTGCTGGCGGGCTACCGATTGGAGGGCGACTCTCTCGCTCGCTATTATCCGCTGGGGCCGGATGCGGCTTCGATCATCGGCTATCACACGCTCGTTCGGGGGAGTTCAGGAGCGGAACTGGCCTACAACAGTCTTCTGCGTCCTCGGCGCGGGCGTCTGGCCGATCTCTGGAAGACGCGCCTCGTCGGCGAGGATGTGATCCTGACGCTCGATGCCCGACTTCAACGGGCGGCAGCACAGGCGCTTCGGCGGACGGGCAGACCGGGAGCCGTCGTCGTCCTCTCGGTGGAGGACGGGGATGTCCTGGCCATGGCGAGCATGCCCACGTTCGATCCCCGCGCCGTCGAGGATGATACCGCGTGGGAGCAGCTCGTCTCCGATCCGGCTCAACGACTGATCAATCGCGCCGTGCGACAGTACTACTTGCCGGGCTCGACATTCAAGACGCTGGTCGCCGTCGCCGCTCTGGAGAATGGCTGGAAAGATCTCACCTTCACCTGCTCGCGGGAGGGCTATCGTCCGGGCGGATCTTCTCGTCCCATCTACGATGACGGGGGTCCCGGTGAAGTTCATGGACGCATCGGTCTGGCCGATGCATTGCGCGTCTCATGCAATCAGTACTTCGCCCAACTCGGCGTGATGCTGGGAGCCGATCGGCTGGCGGAAACGGCGCGACGCTTCGGCTTCCATATTGATCCCGCGCCGGAGAGCGCCCGCGATCCGAAATTCGCCGACGATCTCTGGACCAATCGGGATCGTTCATTTGAGCGCATCTTCAGCCCGAATGTGAGTCGGCTGGTCCTTTCCTCAACGATGGGGACCTATGATGTGGCGCTGGAGTCCTATGGGCAAGGCTTTGTGCAGGTGACGCCCCTGCAGATGGCGCTCCTGGCTCAAGCGGTGGCCCATCCGAGAGGAGAGATGATGGCTCCCCGGCTGGATTTTCTTCAGCCGCCGCGCGTTCTGGCGCGACCGCTGTCAGCCGCCACGGCGGCGCGAATGCGAGCCTTGCTCACGGCGGTGACGACTCAGCCGGGGGGCACGGCGGCTTCGGCATTCGCTTCACTGCGTCGTCAGGGGATTCTCACCGGTGGCAAGACGGGAACAGCTCAAATCGAAACTCCCGGCGGGCGTCGGGTGGATTCCTGGTTCATCGGGTTCGCACCGAGCGAGCGTCCGCAGATCGCCTACGCCATCGTTGTTGAGGGCGGAGGCTACGGCGGAGCGGTAGCGGCACCGATGGCTGCAGAGATCGTCAAAGAAGCCCTCGCCGCAGGAATCGTTCGCGTGACGGGGACTCCGGTGAAGGCTCTGGCCCGTCCATCGCGCCGGTCCGGGTCAAATTCTTCCCTCGCTCGCATCCGCCGGATGAGGGAGCCACACAGGTAG
- a CDS encoding FHA domain-containing protein → MEEAVRKWLDRLGEYLDRALGRESEGVTLPALIPAVQKAIEHRLAADRQGIRRIAPNRITLRLPVDLYTRLDEAGRANLETVVREIAQQYIADHRYTVTGALGVSLLADVQLASSFVVEADHQEEARHWPRWRLRRLEDETVVVALETLDPQGRFTVGRSPDNDIVIAHESLSRFHATLSLGADGLPIIADCGSANGTFVNERRVTTHCRIQPGDEVRLGAVRLVVEDLSSSSSD, encoded by the coding sequence GTGGAAGAAGCGGTGCGAAAATGGCTGGATCGGCTGGGAGAGTATCTGGATCGTGCTCTCGGCCGCGAGAGCGAAGGAGTGACTCTGCCCGCCCTCATCCCCGCCGTTCAGAAGGCGATTGAACATCGGCTGGCAGCAGATCGGCAAGGAATTCGTCGGATCGCGCCCAATCGGATCACCCTTCGGCTCCCGGTGGATCTCTACACCCGACTCGATGAGGCCGGTCGGGCAAATCTGGAGACGGTCGTTCGAGAGATCGCCCAACAGTACATCGCCGATCACCGCTACACCGTCACGGGGGCGCTCGGTGTCAGTCTTCTGGCTGATGTCCAGCTCGCCTCGTCGTTCGTTGTCGAGGCAGATCATCAGGAGGAGGCGCGTCACTGGCCGCGATGGCGCTTGCGACGGCTGGAGGATGAGACCGTTGTAGTCGCTCTGGAGACGCTCGATCCTCAAGGGCGGTTCACCGTTGGTCGGAGCCCCGACAACGATATTGTGATTGCCCATGAGAGCCTCTCGCGCTTCCATGCCACCCTGTCGCTCGGTGCGGATGGGTTGCCGATCATTGCCGATTGCGGCAGCGCCAACGGGACGTTCGTCAACGAGCGACGGGTGACGACGCACTGTCGGATCCAGCCCGGGGATGAGGTGCGGCTCGGCGCCGTGCGTCTTGTCGTCGAGGACCTTTCCTCATCGTCGTCGGATTGA
- a CDS encoding secondary thiamine-phosphate synthase enzyme YjbQ codes for MKTHTDYLVFNTRKRREYINITADVERAVRASGITEGMVLVSAMHTTAGVYVNDDEDGLLQDLDAMLETIAPYGRDYRHHETGEDNGDAHLKCLLIHHQVIIPVTGGKLDLGPWQRIFYAEFDGRRRKRVVIKVMGE; via the coding sequence ATGAAAACACATACAGACTATCTCGTCTTCAACACCAGGAAGCGACGCGAATACATCAACATCACAGCGGATGTCGAACGAGCCGTTCGTGCCAGCGGCATCACCGAAGGGATGGTCCTCGTCTCGGCCATGCACACGACGGCTGGCGTGTATGTCAACGACGACGAGGACGGCCTTCTCCAGGACCTCGATGCCATGTTGGAGACGATCGCTCCCTACGGGCGCGACTATCGCCATCACGAGACGGGAGAGGATAACGGTGACGCCCATCTGAAGTGCTTGCTCATTCACCATCAGGTGATCATTCCCGTCACCGGAGGCAAGCTCGATCTCGGTCCCTGGCAGCGGATCTTCTATGCGGAGTTCGACGGTCGCCGTCGGAAGCGCGTCGTCATCAAGGTCATGGGGGAATAA